A region of Ferruginibacter albus DNA encodes the following proteins:
- a CDS encoding DUF1684 domain-containing protein, whose protein sequence is MRRLILFSFLLSGIVSFGQKNYGSYKDSLQKFREQYISTHDVVKGDDTSFLQFFPIDENYRVFASFERIHDSIGFGMNTSAGVSFKYFKFGKATFNLKGKTCQLYLYRSAMLMRSPKYKDHLFIPFADETNGDETHGSGRFIDFTVSDIRNNVIEIDFNKAYNPSCAYKEGYACPIPPKENTIKVEIKAGEKIFGKPLDK, encoded by the coding sequence ATGAGACGATTGATCTTATTCTCTTTCTTATTATCTGGCATCGTTTCTTTTGGGCAAAAAAACTACGGTTCTTATAAAGATTCATTACAAAAATTTCGTGAACAGTATATTAGTACACATGATGTAGTGAAAGGTGACGATACATCTTTTCTGCAATTCTTTCCAATTGATGAAAATTATAGGGTGTTTGCATCTTTTGAGCGTATTCACGATAGTATAGGCTTTGGAATGAACACAAGTGCAGGTGTTTCATTTAAGTATTTTAAGTTTGGCAAAGCTACCTTCAATTTAAAAGGTAAAACGTGCCAGCTTTACTTGTATCGATCTGCTATGTTGATGAGGTCGCCAAAATATAAAGATCATTTATTTATTCCATTCGCAGATGAGACCAATGGGGATGAAACACATGGTAGCGGCAGGTTTATAGATTTTACTGTAAGCGACATCAGGAATAATGTTATCGAAATTGATTTTAATAAAGCTTATAACCCTTCTTGTGCATATAAAGAAGGATATGCATGCCCCATTCCTCCCAAAGAAAATACTATTAAAGTTGAAATTAAAGCCGGAGAAAAAATATTCGGCAAACCTCTAGATAAATAG
- the argH gene encoding argininosuccinate lyase, producing MKLWQKDKTSLQEVEKFTVGNDREMDMYLAPFDVLGSIAHVTMLETIGLVTTDERDVLVKELKNIYQQIAKADFKLEDGVEDIHSQVELLLTQKLGDVGKKIHSARSRNDQVLVDLKLFLRSEIEKLVGVTKEFFDLLIAQSEKHKSDLYPGYTHLQLAMPSSFGLWFGAYAESLSDDLITLQAAYEVVNKNPLGSAAGYGSSFPINRTLTTELLGFDDLNHNVVYAQMGRGKSERIVASALANIAASLARLSMDACLYLNQNFAFISFPDELTTGSSIMPHKKNPDVFELIRSHCNRLQALPNEILMMTTNLPSGYHRDLQLLKEHLFPAFKTLTDCIQMAGLMLSNISINKDILADEKYKYIFSVEEVNKLVLKGIPFRDAYKQVGLSIEKGEFMYSTNVSHTHEGAIGNLQNEAIQQKMNAVVERFKFNKVKQAFDKLIS from the coding sequence ATGAAGCTTTGGCAAAAAGATAAAACATCATTACAGGAAGTAGAAAAATTTACTGTTGGCAACGACAGGGAAATGGATATGTATTTAGCGCCTTTTGATGTATTGGGTTCTATTGCTCATGTTACCATGTTGGAAACAATTGGTTTAGTAACAACTGATGAAAGAGATGTGTTGGTAAAAGAATTAAAAAACATCTATCAACAAATAGCAAAAGCTGATTTTAAATTAGAAGATGGAGTAGAAGATATACACTCACAGGTTGAATTGTTATTGACTCAAAAATTGGGCGATGTCGGCAAAAAGATTCACAGCGCAAGAAGCAGGAACGACCAGGTTTTAGTAGATCTGAAATTGTTTTTAAGAAGTGAGATTGAAAAGCTGGTTGGCGTAACAAAAGAGTTCTTTGATCTGTTAATTGCTCAAAGCGAAAAACATAAAAGTGATCTATATCCCGGCTATACGCATTTGCAGTTAGCCATGCCATCTTCCTTTGGTTTATGGTTTGGTGCTTATGCCGAAAGCTTAAGCGATGATTTGATTACATTGCAAGCAGCTTATGAAGTAGTCAATAAAAACCCGTTAGGTTCAGCAGCGGGTTATGGTTCGTCTTTCCCAATCAATAGAACATTAACTACGGAATTATTAGGTTTCGATGATTTGAATCATAATGTAGTATATGCACAAATGGGCAGAGGAAAATCGGAACGCATTGTTGCAAGTGCTTTAGCAAATATTGCAGCAAGCTTAGCAAGATTAAGCATGGATGCTTGTTTATACTTAAATCAAAACTTTGCTTTCATTTCTTTCCCGGATGAATTAACAACAGGCAGCAGCATTATGCCGCATAAAAAGAACCCAGATGTATTTGAATTGATACGTTCGCATTGCAACCGTTTGCAGGCATTACCGAATGAGATTTTAATGATGACCACCAATCTTCCATCTGGTTATCATAGAGACTTGCAATTGCTAAAAGAACATTTGTTCCCTGCATTTAAAACGTTGACTGATTGCATTCAGATGGCAGGATTAATGTTGAGCAACATCAGCATTAATAAAGATATCCTGGCAGACGAAAAATATAAATACATATTCAGCGTAGAAGAAGTAAACAAGTTGGTTTTAAAAGGTATTCCTTTCAGAGATGCTTACAAACAAGTTGGTTTATCAATCGAAAAAGGTGAGTTTATGTATTCAACTAATGTAAGTCATACACACGAAGGAGCAATCGGCAATCTTCAAAATGAAGCCATTCAACAGAAAATGAATGCTGTTGTTGAGAGATTTAAATTCAATAAAGTGAAACAAGCCTTTGATAAACTAATAAGCTGA
- a CDS encoding M20 family metallo-hydrolase: MKESLYNDAVELLKQLISTPSFSKEENDTAEIIINFFTTHGIPCSRVGNNIYAKNKHYDVNRPSVLLNSHHDTVKPNKGYTLDPFTPIVKDDKLFGLGSNDAGGCLVSLIATFLYFYDKDNINHNVVFAASAEEEISGVNGIELVLPYLGNIDFGIVGEPTKLEMAVAERGLMVIDCVAPGRAGHAARNEGENALYNAVDDINWIRNYKFDKVSELLGESRLTVTVIGTENTQHNVVPSTCKYVIDVRVNELYTFEEILDALKANLKSSFKPRTTRMKSTSIKLDHPLVKAGIALGKGYYGSPTTSDKALMPFSTLKMGPGDSARSHTADEYIYLSEIKDGIETYIKLLEQIV, encoded by the coding sequence ATGAAAGAATCTTTATATAATGATGCGGTTGAATTGTTAAAGCAATTGATCAGCACGCCTTCTTTTTCAAAAGAAGAAAATGATACAGCAGAGATCATCATCAACTTTTTTACAACACACGGCATTCCTTGTTCAAGAGTAGGCAATAATATCTATGCAAAAAATAAGCATTACGATGTAAACAGACCGTCGGTGTTGTTGAATTCTCACCATGATACGGTTAAGCCAAATAAAGGTTATACGCTTGATCCGTTCACGCCAATTGTAAAAGATGATAAGCTATTTGGATTAGGAAGTAATGATGCAGGAGGATGTTTGGTTTCTTTGATAGCAACATTTTTATATTTCTACGATAAAGACAATATCAATCACAATGTAGTGTTTGCCGCAAGTGCAGAAGAGGAGATAAGCGGTGTAAATGGAATTGAATTGGTGTTGCCATACTTAGGAAATATTGATTTTGGAATTGTAGGCGAACCTACAAAACTGGAAATGGCTGTTGCAGAAAGAGGATTGATGGTTATTGATTGCGTGGCTCCGGGCAGAGCTGGTCATGCGGCGCGTAATGAAGGAGAGAATGCTTTATATAATGCAGTTGATGATATTAACTGGATCCGCAATTATAAGTTTGATAAAGTAAGTGAGTTGCTCGGTGAATCCCGTTTAACCGTTACCGTTATCGGCACAGAAAATACACAGCATAATGTAGTGCCATCTACCTGTAAATATGTAATTGATGTGCGGGTAAATGAATTATATACATTTGAGGAAATATTGGATGCACTGAAAGCGAATCTGAAAAGTTCATTCAAGCCTCGTACGACAAGGATGAAATCAACCTCTATTAAATTGGATCATCCGTTAGTAAAAGCAGGTATTGCATTAGGCAAAGGTTATTACGGTTCGCCAACAACATCAGATAAAGCATTAATGCCGTTCTCTACGCTGAAGATGGGACCCGGTGATAGTGCAAGAAGTCATACTGCAGATGAGTATATTTATTTAAGCGAGATAAAAGACGGTATCGAAACATATATTAAATTACTAGAGCAAATAGTGTAA
- the argB gene encoding acetylglutamate kinase, with product MDKVFVIKVGGNVVDNDAALDSFLKTFASIKAKKILIHGGGKIATKIGDKLGIQSNYINGRRITDAETIDLVTMVYGGLVNKKVVAKLQSLNCNAIGLTGADANIIPATKRPVTKEGIDFGFVGDVDTKQLTIYNLQLLLDAGLTPILAPLTHDGKGQMLNTNADTVASSLAVALSKAYDVRLIYCFEKKGVLENVEDDNSVITLITKDIYQQLLDGKKLFDGILPKIDNAFAAIDSGVKEVLIGDANDLLQNVTDETKGTLIK from the coding sequence ATGGACAAGGTTTTTGTTATAAAGGTAGGTGGCAATGTAGTTGACAATGATGCTGCGCTTGATTCATTTCTAAAAACATTTGCATCCATAAAAGCGAAGAAGATATTGATTCACGGTGGCGGAAAAATAGCAACAAAGATTGGTGATAAATTAGGCATTCAATCAAACTATATAAACGGAAGACGAATTACAGACGCAGAAACGATTGATTTGGTAACGATGGTGTATGGCGGGTTGGTGAATAAAAAAGTAGTTGCTAAACTTCAATCACTAAATTGTAATGCAATTGGTTTAACAGGCGCTGATGCAAATATTATTCCTGCCACTAAAAGGCCAGTTACGAAAGAAGGAATTGATTTTGGTTTTGTGGGTGATGTGGATACAAAACAATTAACAATATATAATTTGCAATTGTTGTTAGATGCAGGATTGACACCAATCCTGGCACCTCTTACGCATGATGGGAAAGGGCAAATGCTGAATACCAATGCCGATACTGTCGCTTCTTCTTTAGCGGTTGCATTGTCGAAAGCATACGATGTTCGTTTGATCTATTGCTTTGAAAAGAAAGGCGTTTTGGAAAATGTGGAAGATGATAATTCAGTCATTACTTTAATTACTAAAGATATTTATCAGCAATTGCTGGATGGGAAAAAATTATTTGATGGCATTTTACCAAAAATAGACAATGCTTTTGCTGCAATTGATAGTGGTGTAAAAGAAGTATTGATCGGCGATGCCAACGATCTGTTACAAAATGTAACAGACGAAACAAAAGGAACTTTAATAAAGTAA
- a CDS encoding N-acetylornithine carbamoyltransferase — protein MRNFISVKDVSNINELVAKALSYKANPFADKALGSGKRIGLLFLNPSLRTRLSTQVAAQNLGLEPIVFNVDKDGWALEFEDGAIMSGNTVEHVKDAAPILGNYFDILCIRAFPTLRNKEEDYSEEVMHSFIKYAGVPIVSLESATLHPLQSLTDIITIKESQIKSKIENRRPKIVLTWAPHIKPLPQCVPNSFAEWINAWGEADFVITHPEDYELDEKFTEGATITTNQDEALKNADFVYVKNWSTYTDYGRIYTNDPAWMLNAKKMALTNNAKAMHCLPVRRNVELSDEVLDSENSIVTQQASNRVWAAQAVLSNILKSNS, from the coding sequence ATGAGAAATTTCATTTCAGTTAAAGATGTAAGTAATATTAATGAGTTAGTAGCAAAAGCGCTATCTTATAAAGCCAATCCATTTGCTGATAAGGCATTAGGTTCGGGTAAAAGAATCGGCTTGCTATTTTTAAATCCTTCTTTACGTACAAGGTTAAGTACGCAGGTAGCGGCTCAAAACTTAGGACTGGAGCCAATTGTATTCAACGTTGATAAAGATGGTTGGGCACTAGAATTTGAAGATGGTGCTATCATGAGTGGTAATACTGTTGAACATGTAAAAGATGCTGCGCCGATCTTAGGAAACTATTTTGATATTCTTTGCATACGTGCATTTCCTACGTTGCGTAATAAAGAAGAAGATTACAGCGAAGAAGTGATGCACTCTTTTATTAAATATGCAGGCGTACCGATTGTAAGTTTGGAAAGTGCAACATTACACCCATTGCAATCACTGACAGATATTATTACCATTAAAGAATCGCAGATAAAATCAAAAATAGAAAATCGTAGACCGAAGATCGTATTGACCTGGGCGCCTCATATAAAGCCTCTTCCACAGTGCGTTCCAAACTCTTTTGCAGAATGGATAAATGCCTGGGGCGAAGCTGATTTTGTAATTACGCACCCGGAAGATTATGAATTGGATGAGAAATTTACAGAAGGTGCAACGATAACGACAAACCAGGATGAAGCATTGAAAAATGCAGATTTTGTATATGTAAAAAACTGGAGCACTTATACTGATTACGGCAGGATTTATACCAACGATCCTGCATGGATGTTGAATGCAAAAAAGATGGCGCTCACAAATAATGCGAAAGCCATGCATTGCTTGCCCGTAAGAAGAAATGTAGAATTAAGCGATGAAGTATTAGATAGCGAAAATAGTATTGTTACACAGCAGGCGTCAAACAGAGTGTGGGCGGCACAAGCAGTGTTAAGCAATATTCTAAAATCAAATTCTTAA
- a CDS encoding aspartate aminotransferase family protein: MKLFDVYPLNDITIEKACGSYVWDDKGQKYLDLYGGHAVISIGHTHPHYVKRIEDQLHKVGFYSNSIKIPLQVQLAEKLGKVSGKEDYQLFLCNSGAEANENALKAASFYNGRKKIVAFTKAFHGRTSLAVAATDNPNIVAPVNQTENVVFLPFNDEAALQEYFDKNGNNVCCVIIEGIQGVGGIRVATDSFLKLIRTLCDQHNSVFIADSVQCGYGRSGKFYSHDHSGVKADIYSMAKGMGNGFPVAGISISPKIPAKHFMLGTTFGGNHLACAAALAVLEIIEQDDLMQNTATVGNYLIEEIKKLPKIKEVRGKGLMIGIELPEELKDVKKNLLFKHKIFTGEAKPNVIRLLPALNLGKAEADIFLDALQKELKA; the protein is encoded by the coding sequence ATGAAATTATTCGACGTATATCCACTAAATGACATCACCATTGAAAAGGCTTGCGGCTCTTATGTTTGGGATGATAAAGGACAAAAATACCTTGACCTGTATGGCGGTCATGCGGTAATCAGTATTGGTCATACGCATCCGCATTATGTAAAACGAATAGAAGATCAATTGCACAAAGTAGGTTTCTATTCTAACTCTATAAAAATTCCTTTACAGGTTCAGTTAGCAGAGAAGTTAGGTAAAGTGAGCGGTAAAGAAGACTATCAATTGTTTCTTTGTAACTCAGGTGCAGAGGCAAATGAGAATGCATTGAAAGCAGCTTCGTTTTATAACGGAAGAAAAAAGATCGTTGCATTTACAAAAGCATTTCACGGAAGAACATCGCTTGCAGTAGCTGCAACTGATAATCCAAATATAGTTGCACCGGTTAATCAAACAGAGAATGTAGTATTTCTTCCTTTCAATGATGAAGCTGCATTACAGGAATATTTTGATAAGAACGGAAATAATGTTTGCTGTGTAATTATAGAAGGTATTCAAGGTGTAGGCGGAATAAGAGTGGCAACGGATTCATTTTTAAAATTGATAAGAACACTTTGCGATCAGCATAACAGTGTATTCATTGCCGATAGTGTGCAGTGCGGATATGGACGTAGCGGTAAATTTTACTCACATGATCATAGCGGTGTAAAAGCTGATATTTACAGCATGGCGAAAGGAATGGGCAATGGTTTTCCTGTTGCAGGTATTTCTATTTCACCAAAGATTCCTGCAAAACATTTTATGTTGGGAACTACTTTTGGTGGCAATCATTTGGCATGTGCGGCAGCTTTAGCTGTGTTGGAAATTATTGAGCAGGATGACTTAATGCAGAATACAGCAACGGTTGGTAACTATTTAATTGAAGAAATAAAAAAACTTCCTAAGATAAAAGAAGTTAGAGGTAAAGGTTTAATGATTGGAATTGAATTGCCGGAAGAGTTGAAAGACGTAAAGAAGAATCTTTTATTTAAACATAAAATATTTACCGGCGAAGCAAAACCGAATGTAATACGTTTATTACCTGCGTTGAATTTGGGTAAAGCAGAAGCGGATATATTTTTAGATGCATTACAAAAAGAATTAAAAGCATAA